A genomic segment from Bosea sp. OAE506 encodes:
- a CDS encoding (2Fe-2S)-binding protein has translation MEAGTRLTVNGTGRTLAAASETMLLDVLRGELGLKAARFGCGEGLCGSCRVLVDGHAVASCNTPLWSVAGREVVTLEGLGSPGAPHPVQTALIAEQAAQCGYCISGIVVSAAALLALTPDPDDAAIRAALDPNLCRCGAHNRILRAVRRAAAAMRDRAA, from the coding sequence ATGGAGGCCGGCACGCGCCTGACCGTCAACGGCACGGGCCGGACGCTGGCCGCCGCGTCCGAGACGATGCTGCTTGACGTCCTGCGCGGCGAGCTCGGCCTCAAGGCGGCGCGCTTCGGCTGCGGCGAGGGGCTTTGCGGCTCCTGCCGCGTCCTCGTCGACGGGCATGCCGTTGCCTCCTGCAACACGCCGCTCTGGTCGGTCGCGGGCCGCGAGGTCGTGACGCTCGAAGGGCTCGGCTCGCCCGGAGCGCCCCATCCCGTCCAGACGGCGCTGATCGCCGAACAGGCGGCGCAATGCGGCTACTGCATCTCCGGCATCGTCGTCAGCGCCGCGGCCCTGCTGGCGCTCACGCCCGATCCCGACGATGCCGCAATCCGGGCCGCGCTCGATCCCAATCTCTGCCGCTGCGGCGCGCATAACCGCATCCTGCGCGCTGTCCGTCGGGCCGCCGCCGCGATGAGGGACCGCGCCGCATGA